From Flavobacterium arcticum, the proteins below share one genomic window:
- a CDS encoding Ig-like domain-containing protein: MKRKLLFYTLFLVGLLVHQSTKAQTLAAGDIAFVGYHTDTSDGFTFIALKDLPAGETIYFTEEGWNGTGWGNDFEPHLSWVIPAGTTIGTIVSVEEIGSDVFTVTGSTNGVTVLNPSGSATGFSLSAGDQVLAYQSSTGARPASPTFISGIHGDYNNLNYNSTTTWTQSMTPGDGSESVLPPGLTNGVNCIALFPAPGPELDNNKYTGTLTGTAAVVRAAINNPVNWTGSDSTGGIDITATTYATPNITSTSSCTMTASITAQTNIACNGSATGSLTVTPSSGTAPYTYLWDDGTAQTTATASGLVAGTYEVTVTDDNGCVETASATITEPDPLLAIGTTEYVYEEYFEAGHNYCPGDAIYDNWVAFRSNIDTNLNYTSITLSGSELPGGITCTDPAAANQIVQAFAAGTAVSVTVNGDTWNIGIGCQTSCTIPADAVAINVNAGSCGCGGGPTIRPCIGNANWGSFANSTCGAGSQTMKVEIVGQAVTINPVSCNGGNDGEIILDVVGGAAPYSYAWSPGNPTGQGTNTISELTVGTYSVTVTDANGCTNTVSATVQEPTVLVASGVANNNVSCNGESDGSATASATGGTAPYTYLWSNAATTASITGVVAGTYGVTITDANGCTDTASVTITEPAALVASGVVDANISCNGESDGAATVSATGGTAPYIYEWTGIDPVAGTTIVSQGFEGSGTWNYGLNPTVYNTGGSPVVSGSEEVWGIIESFTGNIDAASDGTSFIGMQNLENTNGGGAFAHTITFNPINISSYDDLILSFDYYTTGFDSGDVLEYVVAFDYGSDWTTGVVTLNSDTQAWETETIVIPASANVVRFRLQGTQNTAGGFAGFDNIILSEKEPQSNSYTDLSAGTYGVTITDANGCTDTASVTITEPTVLVASGVVDTNISCNAGNDGSATASATGGTAPYTYLWSNAATTASIVGVTAGTYDVTITDANGCTDTASVTITEPTALVASGVVDANISCNAGNDGAATASATGGTAPYTYLWSNAATTASIVGVTAGTYDVTITDANGCADTASVTITEPTALVASGVVDANISCNAGNDGAATASATGGTAPYTYLWSNAATIASIVGVTAGTYDVTITDANGCTDTASVTITEPTVLVASGVVDTNISCNAGNDGSATASATGGTAPYTYLWSNAATTASIVGVTAGTYDVTITDANGCTDTASVTVTEPTVLVASGVVDTNISCNAGNDGAATASATGGTAPYTYLWSNAATTASIVGVTAGTYDVTITDANGCTDTASVTITEPTVLVASGVVDTNISCNAGNDGSATASATGGTAPYTYLWSNAATTASIVGVTAGTYDVTITDANGCTDTASVTITEPDALVATGVVDSNVTCFDGNEGSATVTVTGGTGVYTYLWNNSATTASITGLIAGTYDVTVTDENGCTATASVTITEPALVEAPIADAQVFCNFATVANLVATGTDVQWYADETGGTPLEDTVSLSTGTYYATQTIGGCESPSRVVVAVTVNMTPAPSASAQTFCNVATVADLTASGTDNQWYANATGGIALSDDTALATGTYYVSQTLNECESTRTAVEITVNVTPAPTADAQVFCNFATVANLVATGTDIKWYDSETGGVQLVATTNLATGTYYVSQTLNDCESPRAAVVITVNVTPAPATINQVFCNEATVSQLEATGDGTILWYTEAVGGTALEGDVALSTGTYYASQIMNDCESAARVAINVTVNVTEAPIADAQIFCDGTTVANLVATGTAIQWYADATGGTALTSDTVLTTGTYYASQTLNACESPRTAVVVTVNVTEAPIADAQVFCNSATIADLVATGTDVQWYADETGGAPLTGDVALVDGTTYYVSQTIDGCESITRTAVTVTINVTAAPTGDALQIIGPDGTLADLVVDGTDIVWYASAEDAAAHVDPLDPATVLEDEVIYYATQTIDGCESEVSLAVTVSISLRVDTFIKDKLSYYPVPVIDVLNIENTNRINNVTLINLLGQVVLTQDVNATSARIDMRALQGATYIMQVTTDSGIMTVKVIKNAN, from the coding sequence ATGAAGAGAAAATTATTATTTTACACGCTTTTTCTGGTAGGACTACTTGTCCATCAGAGCACAAAAGCACAAACACTCGCTGCCGGCGATATAGCCTTTGTGGGGTATCATACAGATACTTCCGATGGCTTTACTTTTATAGCCTTAAAGGACTTACCGGCAGGAGAAACAATTTATTTTACAGAAGAAGGCTGGAACGGAACTGGTTGGGGTAATGATTTTGAACCTCATCTTAGCTGGGTAATACCTGCAGGCACAACTATAGGTACTATAGTATCTGTAGAGGAAATAGGTAGTGATGTTTTTACAGTTACAGGATCTACTAATGGAGTAACAGTATTAAACCCATCTGGCAGTGCTACTGGTTTTAGTCTTAGTGCTGGCGATCAAGTATTGGCATATCAAAGCTCAACAGGAGCTAGACCTGCTTCGCCAACATTTATTTCAGGTATACATGGTGATTATAATAATTTAAATTATAATAGTACCACTACCTGGACTCAGAGTATGACTCCAGGTGATGGTTCAGAGAGTGTACTTCCTCCTGGACTTACAAATGGAGTAAATTGTATAGCTCTTTTTCCAGCTCCCGGGCCAGAATTAGACAACAATAAATATACAGGAACATTAACAGGAACTGCAGCTGTTGTAAGAGCAGCGATAAATAATCCTGTTAACTGGACTGGTAGTGATAGTACTGGTGGTATTGATATTACAGCAACAACATATGCAACACCAAATATTACAAGTACCTCTTCGTGTACTATGACAGCTTCTATTACAGCACAAACCAATATTGCTTGTAACGGATCAGCTACAGGATCATTAACTGTTACACCTTCGAGTGGTACAGCACCATATACATATTTATGGGATGATGGAACTGCTCAAACTACAGCTACAGCTTCAGGACTTGTTGCTGGAACGTATGAAGTAACAGTAACTGATGATAATGGGTGTGTAGAAACTGCTAGTGCAACTATAACAGAGCCAGACCCATTATTGGCAATTGGTACTACAGAATATGTGTATGAGGAATATTTTGAAGCCGGACATAACTATTGCCCTGGAGATGCTATCTATGATAATTGGGTTGCATTTAGAAGCAATATTGATACAAACTTAAATTATACTAGTATAACTCTTTCGGGATCTGAATTACCAGGAGGTATTACTTGTACAGACCCTGCAGCTGCAAATCAAATAGTACAGGCTTTTGCTGCAGGTACTGCGGTAAGTGTGACAGTAAATGGTGATACTTGGAATATAGGTATCGGTTGTCAGACATCGTGTACAATTCCAGCTGATGCAGTAGCGATAAATGTTAATGCAGGAAGTTGTGGTTGTGGAGGAGGACCTACTATAAGACCTTGTATAGGTAATGCTAACTGGGGTAGTTTTGCAAACTCAACTTGTGGAGCTGGTTCACAAACTATGAAAGTTGAAATAGTTGGTCAAGCTGTTACAATAAATCCAGTTAGTTGTAACGGAGGTAACGACGGAGAAATTATTTTAGATGTTGTAGGAGGTGCAGCCCCTTATAGTTATGCTTGGTCTCCAGGAAACCCTACAGGTCAAGGAACTAATACTATATCAGAGCTTACAGTAGGAACTTATAGTGTAACAGTAACAGATGCAAACGGTTGTACTAACACTGTTTCTGCTACAGTTCAAGAGCCTACAGTACTTGTAGCCTCAGGTGTTGCAAATAATAATGTAAGTTGTAATGGTGAATCTGACGGATCAGCTACAGCAAGTGCAACAGGCGGAACCGCACCATATACTTACTTATGGAGTAATGCAGCAACAACAGCCTCAATTACAGGTGTTGTAGCAGGAACTTATGGTGTAACAATAACCGATGCTAATGGATGTACAGATACCGCAAGTGTAACGATTACAGAGCCAGCTGCTTTAGTAGCTTCAGGCGTAGTAGATGCTAACATCTCATGTAATGGCGAATCTGACGGAGCAGCTACAGTAAGCGCTACAGGAGGAACGGCTCCTTATATTTACGAATGGACTGGTATTGACCCTGTTGCTGGTACAACTATTGTATCACAAGGTTTTGAAGGTTCTGGTACTTGGAACTATGGTCTTAACCCTACTGTTTATAATACAGGAGGTAGCCCAGTTGTTTCTGGTTCAGAAGAGGTTTGGGGTATTATAGAATCATTTACTGGTAATATTGATGCCGCATCAGATGGAACAAGTTTTATCGGTATGCAGAATCTTGAAAATACTAATGGAGGTGGAGCTTTTGCTCATACTATTACATTTAACCCTATTAATATTTCTTCTTATGATGATTTAATACTTTCATTTGATTATTATACTACAGGATTTGATTCTGGAGATGTTTTAGAATATGTAGTAGCTTTTGATTATGGTTCTGATTGGACAACAGGTGTAGTAACATTAAATTCAGATACACAGGCTTGGGAAACAGAAACAATAGTAATACCTGCTTCTGCAAACGTTGTAAGATTTAGACTTCAAGGAACACAAAATACAGCAGGAGGTTTTGCTGGTTTTGATAACATAATACTTTCTGAAAAAGAACCACAGAGTAACTCGTATACAGATCTTTCAGCAGGAACTTATGGTGTAACAATAACCGATGCTAACGGGTGTACAGATACCGCAAGTGTAACGATTACAGAGCCTACAGTACTTGTAGCTTCAGGCGTAGTAGATACAAACATTTCATGTAATGCAGGAAATGACGGATCAGCTACAGCAAGTGCAACAGGTGGAACCGCACCATATACGTACTTATGGAGTAACGCAGCAACAACTGCTTCAATAGTAGGTGTTACAGCAGGAACTTATGATGTAACAATAACTGATGCTAATGGATGTACAGATACCGCTAGTGTAACGATTACAGAGCCTACAGCTTTAGTAGCTTCAGGAGTAGTAGATGCAAACATTTCATGTAATGCAGGAAATGACGGCGCTGCTACAGCAAGTGCAACAGGCGGAACAGCACCATATACTTACTTATGGAGTAACGCAGCAACAACTGCTTCAATAGTAGGTGTTACAGCAGGAACTTATGATGTAACAATAACCGATGCTAATGGATGTGCAGATACAGCTAGTGTAACTATTACAGAACCTACAGCTTTAGTAGCTTCAGGAGTAGTAGATGCAAACATTTCATGTAATGCAGGAAATGATGGTGCAGCTACAGCAAGTGCAACAGGCGGAACAGCACCATATACTTACTTATGGAGTAACGCAGCAACAATCGCTTCAATAGTAGGTGTTACAGCAGGAACTTATGATGTAACAATAACAGATGCTAATGGATGTACAGATACCGCAAGTGTAACTATTACAGAGCCTACAGTACTTGTAGCTTCAGGCGTAGTAGATACAAACATTTCATGTAATGCAGGAAATGACGGATCAGCTACAGCAAGTGCAACAGGCGGAACCGCACCATATACATACTTATGGAGTAATGCAGCAACAACAGCCTCAATAGTAGGTGTTACAGCAGGTACTTATGATGTAACAATAACCGATGCTAATGGATGTACAGACACTGCTAGTGTAACAGTTACAGAGCCTACAGTACTTGTAGCTTCAGGCGTAGTAGATACAAACATTTCATGTAATGCAGGAAATGATGGCGCTGCTACAGCAAGTGCAACAGGCGGAACCGCACCATATACATACTTATGGAGTAACGCAGCAACCACTGCTTCAATAGTAGGTGTTACAGCAGGAACTTATGATGTAACAATAACCGATGCTAATGGATGTACAGATACCGCAAGTGTAACGATTACAGAGCCTACAGTACTTGTAGCTTCAGGCGTAGTAGATACAAACATTTCATGTAATGCAGGAAATGACGGATCAGCTACAGCAAGTGCAACAGGCGGAACAGCACCATATACGTACTTATGGAGTAATGCAGCAACAACCGCTTCAATAGTAGGTGTTACAGCAGGAACTTATGATGTAACAATAACCGATGCTAACGGGTGTACAGATACCGCTAGTGTAACTATTACAGAACCAGACGCTTTAGTAGCTACAGGTGTTGTAGATAGTAATGTAACTTGTTTTGACGGTAACGAAGGATCTGCTACAGTAACAGTAACTGGAGGAACAGGTGTTTATACTTACCTTTGGAATAATTCAGCAACAACAGCCTCAATAACAGGTCTTATTGCAGGAACTTATGATGTAACGGTAACTGATGAGAATGGTTGTACAGCAACAGCTTCTGTAACTATTACAGAACCAGCATTGGTAGAAGCACCAATTGCTGATGCTCAAGTATTCTGTAACTTTGCTACAGTAGCAAACCTTGTTGCTACAGGTACTGATGTACAATGGTATGCTGATGAAACAGGTGGTACTCCACTTGAAGACACAGTATCACTTTCAACAGGTACATACTATGCTACACAAACTATAGGTGGATGTGAAAGCCCATCGAGAGTAGTTGTGGCTGTTACTGTAAATATGACTCCGGCGCCATCAGCATCAGCACAAACATTTTGTAATGTTGCTACCGTAGCCGATCTTACTGCTTCGGGTACTGATAACCAATGGTATGCTAATGCTACTGGAGGTATAGCTTTATCAGATGATACTGCTCTTGCTACAGGTACTTATTATGTATCACAAACATTAAATGAATGTGAAAGTACAAGAACAGCTGTAGAGATTACTGTAAATGTAACTCCTGCACCAACTGCTGATGCACAAGTATTCTGTAATTTTGCTACAGTAGCTAACCTTGTTGCTACAGGTACTGATATTAAATGGTATGATAGTGAAACAGGTGGTGTACAGTTAGTAGCTACTACTAACCTTGCTACAGGTACTTATTATGTATCGCAAACATTAAATGATTGCGAAAGCCCGAGAGCAGCAGTAGTTATTACTGTAAATGTAACTCCTGCACCAGCAACTATCAATCAAGTATTCTGTAACGAAGCTACAGTGTCGCAACTTGAAGCTACAGGTGATGGTACTATATTATGGTATACAGAAGCTGTAGGAGGTACTGCACTTGAAGGAGATGTTGCTCTTTCAACAGGTACTTACTATGCATCTCAGATAATGAATGATTGTGAAAGTGCTGCAAGAGTAGCAATTAACGTAACAGTTAATGTAACAGAAGCTCCAATAGCTGATGCACAAATATTTTGTGATGGTACTACTGTAGCTAACCTTGTTGCTACAGGAACTGCTATACAATGGTATGCAGATGCTACTGGAGGTACAGCATTAACAAGTGATACTGTACTTACTACAGGTACTTATTATGCTTCGCAAACTCTTAATGCTTGTGAAAGCCCAAGAACAGCAGTAGTTGTTACTGTAAATGTAACAGAAGCTCCAATAGCAGATGCACAAGTATTTTGTAATAGTGCTACTATAGCTGATCTTGTTGCTACAGGTACTGATGTACAGTGGTATGCAGATGAAACAGGTGGAGCACCACTTACAGGTGATGTTGCTCTTGTAGACGGAACAACTTACTATGTATCACAAACTATTGATGGATGTGAGAGTATTACTAGAACTGCTGTTACTGTAACTATAAATGTTACTGCGGCACCAACAGGTGATGCTTTACAAATAATTGGACCAGACGGTACTCTTGCTGATCTTGTGGTTGACGGAACTGATATCGTATGGTATGCAAGTGCCGAAGATGCAGCAGCACATGTTGATCCTCTAGATCCTGCTACAGTATTAGAAGATGAAGTAATATACTATGCTACTCAAACAATAGATGGTTGTGAGAGTGAAGTATCTCTTGCTGTAACAGTAAGTATTTCGCTAAGAGTAGATACCTTTATTAAAGATAAGTTATCATATTACCCTGTCCCAGTTATTGATGTATTAAACATTGAAAATACTAACAGGATAAATAATGTAACACTTATCAACTTATTAGGACAAGTAGTACTTACTCAAGATGTAAATGCTACAAGCGCAAGAATAGACATGCGTGCTCTACAAGGTGCTACTTACATTATGCAAGTAACTACCGATTCTGGTATTATGACTGTAAAAGTGATAAAGAATGCCAACTAA
- a CDS encoding universal stress protein gives MKNILFPTDFSETANAAFNYALKFATIFNADIIVLHVYDLPIIETPVLPEATKEVFDVVAQNQENKFKDEIKKLQKIADKRNPEVKKLNSILLNGDLIYNINKVCNDKNVDLIIMGTTGASGVREIFLGSNTATVIANAKATVLGVPVAAEFHHQIKNIVFTTQYKDEDNKALRQLLKLANKIKANVYCLHVQNNDDPADIEQKLNEWKMLYKDEKIDFFSITGNDVEQTILNFIDNQHIDMVAMLKHKRSFFESLFHTSITRKMAYHTKTPIIVYKC, from the coding sequence ATGAAAAATATACTTTTCCCTACCGATTTCTCTGAAACTGCAAATGCTGCATTTAACTATGCTCTTAAATTTGCAACTATTTTTAATGCAGATATAATTGTACTACATGTATATGATCTGCCTATAATTGAAACCCCTGTGTTACCTGAGGCAACAAAAGAAGTTTTTGATGTTGTAGCCCAGAATCAGGAAAATAAATTTAAAGACGAAATAAAAAAACTGCAGAAAATTGCAGATAAAAGAAACCCAGAAGTAAAAAAGTTAAACAGTATACTTTTAAATGGCGATCTTATATATAATATTAATAAGGTTTGTAATGATAAAAATGTTGATTTAATAATAATGGGTACAACAGGTGCTAGTGGAGTAAGAGAAATCTTTTTAGGCTCTAACACAGCAACAGTTATAGCAAATGCTAAAGCAACAGTTTTAGGAGTTCCAGTTGCTGCAGAATTTCATCATCAAATAAAAAATATAGTGTTTACAACACAATATAAAGATGAAGACAATAAAGCTCTTAGACAATTATTAAAACTAGCAAATAAAATTAAGGCAAACGTATATTGCCTTCACGTTCAGAACAATGATGATCCGGCTGATATAGAGCAAAAATTGAACGAGTGGAAAATGCTTTATAAAGATGAGAAAATTGATTTCTTTAGTATTACAGGAAACGATGTAGAGCAAACAATACTCAATTTTATAGATAATCAGCATATTGATATGGTAGCAATGTTAAAACATAAAAGAAGTTTTTTTGAAAGTTTATTTCATACTAGCATAACAAGAAAAATGGCATACCACACTAAAACACCTATTATTGTTTATAAGTGTTAA
- the mnmE gene encoding tRNA uridine-5-carboxymethylaminomethyl(34) synthesis GTPase MnmE: MIIQDTIVALATPSGSGAIAILRLSGLDAITIAAEVFRSSSNKDIRLVKSHTIHLGNIVENHKIFDQVLLSVFKGPNSYTGENVIEISCHGSVYIQQQIIQLLLRKGCRMAKPGEFTLRAFLNGKLDLSQAEAVADLIASDNEASHQVAMQQMRGGFSNEIAKLREELLNFASLIELELDFAEEDVEFADRTQFKELLDRIVFVLKRLIDSFSVGNVIKNGIPVAIVGEPNVGKSTLLNVLLNEERAIVSDIAGTTRDTIEDELVINGIGFRFIDTAGIRETKDIVESIGIKKTFEKITQAQVVIYLVDSYQLINDSEQLSRLKIEIAKIKEQFPLKPLIVLANKADKLDDAQKESVLKEIENTHLLSAKENSGVEELKEQLLSFVNTGALRNNETIITNTRHYDSLLKALEEVQKVQFGIQSGVSADLMAIDIRQALYYFGEITGQVTNDELLGNIFANFCIGK; the protein is encoded by the coding sequence ATGATCATACAGGATACCATAGTAGCTTTAGCAACACCTTCGGGCTCAGGAGCAATTGCAATATTGCGTCTTTCAGGGCTCGATGCTATAACTATAGCAGCAGAAGTATTCCGTTCATCCTCAAACAAAGATATTAGGTTAGTTAAATCGCACACTATACATTTAGGAAATATCGTTGAAAACCATAAAATATTCGATCAGGTACTATTATCGGTATTCAAGGGACCTAATTCTTATACAGGAGAAAACGTTATAGAAATTTCTTGTCACGGCTCAGTATATATACAACAACAAATAATTCAGTTGTTATTGCGTAAGGGTTGTAGAATGGCAAAACCAGGAGAATTTACTTTGAGAGCTTTTTTAAATGGTAAGCTAGATCTATCTCAGGCAGAGGCAGTAGCAGATCTTATTGCTAGTGATAATGAAGCTTCTCATCAGGTAGCTATGCAGCAAATGCGTGGTGGTTTTTCTAACGAGATAGCAAAACTGCGTGAGGAGTTACTCAATTTTGCATCATTAATAGAGCTTGAACTTGATTTTGCAGAGGAAGATGTTGAATTTGCTGATCGTACTCAGTTTAAAGAGTTATTGGATAGAATAGTATTTGTTTTAAAAAGACTTATAGATTCTTTTTCTGTTGGAAATGTTATTAAAAACGGAATTCCTGTAGCTATTGTAGGTGAACCTAATGTAGGTAAATCAACTTTATTAAATGTTTTACTAAACGAGGAACGCGCTATAGTATCGGATATTGCAGGTACTACTCGCGATACCATTGAAGATGAACTTGTAATAAATGGTATTGGGTTTAGGTTTATTGATACTGCTGGTATTCGAGAAACTAAGGATATTGTAGAAAGTATAGGGATTAAAAAAACTTTTGAAAAAATAACTCAAGCACAAGTTGTTATATATCTTGTAGATAGTTATCAATTAATAAATGATTCTGAGCAACTATCACGCTTAAAAATTGAGATAGCAAAAATAAAAGAACAGTTTCCGTTAAAGCCTCTAATTGTTTTAGCAAATAAGGCAGACAAACTTGATGATGCTCAAAAAGAGTCTGTTTTAAAGGAAATAGAAAATACACATTTACTATCGGCTAAAGAGAATAGCGGAGTAGAGGAATTAAAAGAGCAATTGTTATCTTTTGTAAATACAGGAGCTTTGCGCAATAACGAAACTATTATTACTAATACTAGACATTATGATTCGTTATTAAAAGCGCTAGAAGAAGTACAAAAAGTACAATTTGGCATACAATCGGGTGTTTCTGCCGATTTAATGGCTATAGATATTAGACAAGCTTTATATTATTTTGGAGAGATTACAGGTCAAGTAACTAATGATGAATTATTAGGTAATATTTTCGCTAACTTCTGTATAGGAAAGTAA
- a CDS encoding HEAT repeat domain-containing protein encodes MITVFVVRRDKERREKIVRELRPRIFSFLRNILISKDSYSNEDVLNMFVENFGAITKKTYISLIPTLEDVVKQEKHQLESHNYDSVIRGLNIDEYLEKRLDFSNTRVRLRAFQSLSRLDLTISDSKILPHTYSKNSSLRKESRSSYVGVSNNDPFKFFDQDNDLNQWDQISLLQQFVLHHQDNLPNFSKWIKYSKDEEQIKFFIKLVAHFKQSTSVNSLTEYLDHEDHSVRKEAILAIGKMRVKEMENRLIKMYFTQPMSCQNAIVEAVLYINSGKSIGFLKNAYQMASSHEMKKLIAEIIYLYGKPGKAYFEELYKKETGFNLLILKHVQNPLIPSTLRTYYESEQIGNDFSEGDLKNKQHKEKNISPIVPLD; translated from the coding sequence ATGATTACTGTATTTGTGGTTAGAAGGGATAAAGAAAGACGTGAAAAAATTGTTCGTGAGTTGCGACCTCGTATATTTTCCTTTTTAAGAAATATACTTATTTCTAAAGACTCATATAGTAATGAAGATGTATTAAACATGTTTGTTGAGAACTTTGGTGCTATAACCAAAAAAACTTACATATCTTTAATACCAACACTAGAAGATGTTGTTAAACAAGAAAAACACCAATTAGAATCTCATAATTATGATAGTGTAATACGTGGTTTGAATATAGATGAATATTTAGAAAAAAGGCTAGACTTCTCTAATACAAGGGTTCGTTTAAGAGCTTTTCAATCACTTTCTAGACTGGATCTTACTATTTCAGATTCTAAAATACTTCCGCATACTTATTCTAAAAACTCATCGCTAAGAAAAGAGTCTAGATCTTCTTATGTAGGTGTTAGTAACAATGATCCTTTTAAATTCTTCGATCAAGATAATGATCTTAATCAATGGGATCAAATAAGTCTTTTACAACAGTTTGTATTACATCATCAGGATAACCTTCCTAACTTTAGTAAATGGATAAAATATTCTAAAGATGAAGAGCAAATAAAATTTTTCATAAAACTTGTTGCTCATTTTAAGCAATCTACATCAGTAAACTCACTTACTGAGTATCTAGATCACGAAGATCATTCTGTAAGAAAAGAGGCTATACTTGCTATAGGTAAAATGCGTGTTAAAGAAATGGAAAACAGGCTTATAAAAATGTATTTTACTCAACCTATGTCATGTCAAAATGCTATAGTAGAAGCAGTTTTATATATAAATTCAGGAAAATCTATCGGTTTTCTTAAAAATGCATACCAAATGGCAAGTAGTCATGAGATGAAAAAACTAATTGCCGAAATTATATACTTATATGGTAAGCCAGGTAAGGCTTATTTTGAAGAGTTATATAAAAAAGAGACAGGTTTTAATCTTTTAATATTAAAACATGTGCAAAATCCTCTTATCCCATCAACTTTACGTACTTATTATGAGTCGGAACAAATAGGAAATGATTTTTCAGAAGGAGATTTAAAAAATAAGCAACATAAAGAGAAAAATATTTCTCCAATAGTTCCGCTCGATTAA
- a CDS encoding glycosyltransferase family 2 protein, whose protein sequence is MFIVYLVLGVLSFINITRYRTYNSRIDDQFLIDSPLTPGISVVAPAYNEEKTIIVNVKSLLTLNYPLYEVIIVNDGSKDKTLELLIDEFELEETPYAYVERIKTKPFKRIFKSVNPKYSMLTVVDKMNGGTKADASNAGINASQYDYFLCTDVDCLLERNTLLRMIKPVLNSKDRVIAVGATLRMSNSCEIKDGIIERVKPPNKLIPRFQELEYLRAYLFGKMGWSLVNAVPNVSGGLGLFDKEVAVNAGGYDGESHAEDMDMVSKMAAYMINNHQKYRIEYIPVSCCWTEGPPNIKILSRQRIRWATGMAQIFFVHRKILLNPRYKKMGMITFPFQLIYEFLAPVIEFIGIIYFIFLILKGDVNWSMAGYIFLYSYSLAIMFGTLVILLDNFVKRQYKTSRETFKLWLMVFLEPFIYHPLLIYFSLKGYFNFYTSKKMEWGTMTRQGYENTGTSKKINTEDSTNA, encoded by the coding sequence ATGTTTATTGTTTACTTGGTTTTGGGGGTACTTTCATTTATAAATATTACCCGTTATCGTACTTACAATTCAAGAATAGATGATCAGTTTCTTATTGATTCTCCTTTAACACCTGGTATATCAGTAGTTGCACCCGCCTATAACGAAGAAAAAACGATTATTGTAAATGTAAAATCATTATTAACTCTAAATTACCCGCTTTATGAGGTGATAATTGTAAATGATGGTAGTAAAGATAAAACATTAGAGTTACTAATAGATGAGTTTGAGCTAGAAGAGACACCTTATGCTTATGTAGAGCGTATAAAAACAAAACCTTTTAAAAGAATATTTAAATCTGTTAACCCAAAGTATAGTATGCTTACGGTAGTAGATAAAATGAACGGTGGTACAAAAGCCGATGCTTCTAATGCTGGAATAAATGCATCACAATATGACTATTTTTTATGTACAGATGTAGACTGTCTCTTAGAGCGTAACACGCTTTTGCGAATGATAAAACCTGTACTTAACTCTAAAGATAGGGTGATTGCTGTAGGGGCTACATTACGTATGTCTAATAGTTGTGAGATAAAAGATGGAATTATAGAAAGAGTAAAACCACCTAATAAGCTAATTCCTAGGTTCCAAGAATTAGAATATTTACGAGCTTATCTCTTTGGTAAAATGGGTTGGAGTCTTGTTAATGCTGTACCTAATGTTTCTGGAGGTTTAGGGCTTTTCGATAAAGAAGTAGCGGTAAATGCGGGTGGATATGATGGTGAATCACATGCTGAAGATATGGATATGGTGTCTAAAATGGCAGCATACATGATTAATAATCACCAAAAATATAGAATAGAATATATACCAGTATCATGCTGCTGGACAGAAGGACCACCTAATATTAAGATATTATCACGTCAACGAATAAGATGGGCGACAGGAATGGCTCAGATATTTTTCGTACATCGTAAAATACTTTTAAATCCAAGATATAAAAAAATGGGAATGATAACATTTCCGTTTCAATTGATATATGAGTTTCTTGCACCAGTTATAGAGTTTATAGGGATAATTTACTTTATTTTCTTAATTTTAAAAGGAGATGTAAACTGGTCAATGGCAGGCTATATCTTTTTATACTCCTACTCACTTGCCATAATGTTTGGTACTCTGGTAATATTGTTAGATAACTTTGTAAAACGACAATATAAAACCTCTCGTGAAACCTTTAAATTATGGCTCATGGTATTTCTTGAGCCGTTTATATATCACCCATTACTTATATATTTTTCGCTTAAAGGATATTTTAACTTCTATACATCGAAAAAAATGGAATGGGGTACAATGACTAGACAAGGGTATGAAAATACAGGTACATCGAAAAAAATTAACACAGAAGACAGTACAAATGCATAA